One segment of Fibrobacter sp. UWB10 DNA contains the following:
- a CDS encoding RNA methyltransferase translates to MAFDKNKETEFGIIRHDFKDRESRDGFREHREGFEDFRRRDFNKPREGFNSERPRFNKDRDGFTRRKTDGDRRVSFGDPDGAPQTAIGGIREVTDLLERSPMQVHRVLFMHQSGNPKLYELQKLAKRAHVHVQQVDSKVLNTYTTQHHGVVALLNEKELLVWEDIREEYFKAKENGERKLIAVGTNIEDPRNLGACIRSALALGVDLLMLPAKGMCGITPAVARSAAGALDKMKICRPNNLEAAVGELKLAGYQILGLDADTETNLAGFEFSDQAVIAVGGEDVGLPPFIRKQCDAVLRIPMMPEAHSYNASVALSLGLYEYARLRIK, encoded by the coding sequence ATGGCTTTCGACAAGAACAAAGAAACAGAATTCGGCATCATTCGCCACGACTTCAAGGACCGCGAATCTCGTGACGGTTTCCGCGAACACCGCGAAGGATTCGAGGATTTCCGCCGCCGCGATTTCAACAAGCCGCGCGAAGGTTTTAACAGCGAACGTCCGCGATTCAACAAGGACCGCGACGGCTTTACCCGCCGTAAAACCGATGGCGACCGCCGCGTGAGTTTCGGTGACCCCGATGGCGCTCCGCAAACCGCTATCGGCGGCATCCGCGAAGTGACCGACCTTCTGGAACGCAGCCCCATGCAAGTACACCGCGTGCTCTTTATGCACCAGTCGGGCAACCCCAAACTCTACGAACTGCAGAAGCTCGCCAAGCGCGCCCACGTGCACGTACAGCAGGTCGATTCCAAGGTTCTGAACACCTACACCACGCAACACCACGGCGTGGTCGCACTCTTGAACGAAAAGGAACTTCTCGTTTGGGAAGACATTCGTGAAGAATATTTTAAGGCCAAGGAAAACGGCGAACGCAAGCTGATTGCCGTAGGCACCAACATCGAAGACCCGCGTAACCTGGGCGCTTGCATCCGTAGTGCGCTCGCATTGGGCGTAGACCTCTTGATGCTCCCGGCCAAGGGCATGTGCGGCATTACGCCGGCTGTCGCCCGCTCTGCCGCAGGCGCACTCGACAAGATGAAGATTTGCCGCCCGAACAACCTGGAAGCCGCCGTCGGCGAACTCAAACTCGCAGGCTACCAGATTCTTGGTCTCGACGCCGACACCGAAACCAACCTCGCCGGCTTCGAATTCAGCGACCAGGCGGTCATTGCCGTCGGTGGCGAAGACGTGGGCCTTCCGCCCTTCATTCGCAAGCAGTGCGACGCTGTACTCCGCATTCCCATGATGCCCGAAGCGCATTCCTACAACGCCTCGGTGGCCCTTTCGCTCGGTCTGTACGAATACGCACGCCTCCGAATCAAGTAA
- a CDS encoding 5-formyltetrahydrofolate cyclo-ligase, translating into MESVLLVSALLLLIFGSRPLFEMLRKKRDGEELIGNPWEEIHAIKGYKESRKVAAFYPLTGEPNIMPIIEQLADEDRLLLPRCTGPTTMEFCHVQSLKKDLVKGKFGIMEPRGDIPAYEGDFTVFLVPGTKFNLTGERCGHGKGYYDRFLAKHPNAHKAGIATPKQISVEPLVQKLTDIKMNQIIICREKP; encoded by the coding sequence ATGGAATCTGTACTTCTCGTTTCTGCCTTACTCCTTTTGATTTTCGGCTCCAGGCCGCTTTTCGAGATGTTGCGCAAAAAGCGCGACGGCGAAGAACTTATCGGAAACCCGTGGGAAGAAATCCACGCCATCAAGGGTTACAAGGAATCGCGCAAGGTGGCGGCGTTCTACCCGCTCACGGGCGAACCGAATATTATGCCGATTATCGAGCAGCTCGCCGACGAAGACCGCTTGCTGCTCCCCCGCTGCACGGGCCCCACGACCATGGAATTCTGCCACGTGCAAAGCCTCAAGAAAGACCTGGTCAAAGGCAAGTTCGGCATCATGGAACCGCGCGGCGACATCCCGGCCTACGAGGGCGACTTCACCGTGTTCCTGGTTCCCGGCACCAAGTTCAACCTGACCGGCGAACGCTGCGGCCACGGCAAGGGTTACTACGACCGCTTTTTGGCAAAGCACCCGAACGCCCACAAGGCAGGCATTGCGACCCCCAAGCAGATTAGCGTAGAGCCGCTCGTGCAAAAACTGACCGACATCAAGATGAACCAGATTATCATTTGTAGGGAAAAACCCTAA
- a CDS encoding helix-turn-helix transcriptional regulator, producing the protein MKKTKSTFERVMTSPKQKKAFEKEYANFLLSELLLDAMSKQDISVRALSKASGISTSVIQNLRAMQPVNITLKTLNALLSSLGYELIARRGRHCVSLTTQSV; encoded by the coding sequence ATGAAAAAGACTAAATCGACTTTTGAAAGAGTCATGACAAGTCCAAAACAGAAAAAGGCTTTTGAAAAAGAATATGCGAACTTTCTTCTGTCGGAACTATTGCTGGATGCCATGTCCAAGCAAGATATTAGCGTGCGAGCCCTATCTAAGGCATCAGGCATTTCAACCTCAGTGATTCAAAACCTGCGAGCCATGCAGCCCGTAAACATCACGCTAAAAACATTGAACGCCCTACTTTCCTCTTTAGGCTATGAACTTATCGCCCGAAGAGGTCGGCATTGCGTAAGCCTGACTACACAATCGGTGTAA
- a CDS encoding type II toxin-antitoxin system RelE/ParE family toxin codes for MKEYVAYEGPCFTIEWFYNEQGESQALEYFNGLSDAQQRKVLMLFKRIGDFGRISDITKFRNEGDKIYAFKPQPDRFLSFFYIGKKIIITNAFRKKTQKLPEEEKRQALLNMQSYNKRVLKDVYYEKD; via the coding sequence ATGAAGGAATATGTTGCCTATGAAGGCCCATGCTTTACAATAGAATGGTTCTATAACGAACAAGGAGAAAGCCAGGCTTTAGAATATTTTAACGGATTAAGTGATGCACAACAGCGAAAGGTGCTGATGCTTTTTAAGCGAATTGGCGATTTCGGAAGGATTTCAGATATAACAAAGTTCAGAAACGAAGGCGATAAAATATACGCATTCAAGCCGCAACCAGATCGTTTTTTGTCATTCTTCTATATAGGCAAGAAAATAATCATAACAAACGCTTTTCGCAAAAAAACGCAGAAATTGCCGGAAGAAGAGAAACGACAAGCACTACTCAATATGCAAAGCTACAATAAACGTGTTTTAAAGGATGTATATTATGAAAAAGACTAA
- a CDS encoding HRDC domain-containing protein: protein MQDEKYILVDSEESLANLLADLELYEMAAVDTEADSMYHYTTRLCLIQITIGEHHYIVDPLCGLDLAPLFKARAMQTLIFHGADYDLRLLWQTYGFSPKQIFDTMLAAKILGEDHLGLADLVREYFGDELKKENQRADWTTRPLPLEMCEYAIHDTFYLHELCAILVEKLQEAGRMSWLTEQCDALIEHAKHPAPPRKDPWRVTGSAPLSPCALNVLKFLWEWRENQAQELDRPPYKVMPVELMLAIARRSEANFPTVDLEKLPKLPRNFRDERLDSFVNMLQTAVAVPQSDWPERLPKAPPPPVVPNSDLLSVLKTWRDLKAEELELDPSLLANKAQLIWLAAPGDMPWEARYEEAHLMNWQRVLWTEILQQNLPNAKRVGDPD from the coding sequence ATGCAAGACGAGAAATACATACTGGTAGATAGCGAAGAATCGCTGGCGAATTTGCTAGCAGATTTGGAGCTGTACGAAATGGCCGCCGTCGATACCGAGGCGGATTCCATGTACCATTATACCACCCGTCTTTGCCTGATCCAGATTACCATCGGCGAACACCACTACATTGTGGACCCGCTGTGTGGGCTTGACCTTGCCCCTTTGTTCAAGGCCCGCGCCATGCAGACGCTCATTTTCCACGGCGCCGACTACGACTTGCGACTGCTGTGGCAGACCTACGGCTTTTCGCCGAAGCAAATTTTCGATACCATGCTCGCGGCAAAGATTCTGGGCGAAGATCACCTGGGCCTTGCGGACTTGGTGCGCGAATACTTCGGTGACGAACTCAAGAAAGAAAACCAGCGTGCCGACTGGACCACGCGACCGCTGCCGCTCGAAATGTGCGAATACGCCATTCACGACACGTTCTACCTGCACGAACTCTGCGCGATTCTCGTAGAAAAGTTGCAAGAAGCAGGCCGCATGAGTTGGCTTACCGAACAGTGCGATGCCTTGATCGAACACGCCAAGCACCCTGCCCCGCCGAGAAAAGACCCCTGGCGCGTCACGGGCTCCGCTCCGCTTTCGCCGTGCGCCCTGAACGTGCTCAAGTTCCTCTGGGAATGGCGCGAAAACCAGGCCCAGGAACTGGACCGCCCTCCCTACAAGGTGATGCCGGTGGAACTCATGCTCGCCATCGCACGCCGCAGCGAGGCGAATTTCCCGACCGTGGACTTGGAAAAGTTGCCGAAGCTCCCCCGCAATTTCCGCGACGAGCGCCTGGATTCGTTTGTGAACATGCTGCAGACTGCCGTGGCCGTGCCGCAATCGGACTGGCCCGAGCGCTTGCCCAAGGCCCCGCCCCCGCCGGTGGTGCCGAACTCTGACCTGCTCTCGGTGCTCAAGACCTGGCGCGACTTAAAGGCCGAAGAACTGGAACTGGACCCGTCGCTCCTCGCCAACAAGGCGCAGCTCATTTGGCTTGCCGCTCCGGGAGACATGCCCTGGGAGGCCCGCTACGAAGAAGCTCACCTCATGAACTGGCAGCGCGTCCTGTGGACTGAAATTTTGCAACAGAACTTGCCCAACGCAAAGCGTGTAGGCGACCCCGACTAA